ATGTACACAAAAATGATGCCGTTTGGCACTAGTGTTACTCCGACAATCAGATCTAATATCACATGGGTTAGGTTGTGCAAATCATCCTtgtacttttttattttttatcttcattttttttttcatattcttaAAACTATCTTTTCATAGCATGGCCTAAATATTCTCTAAGAAACATATAATGTTTCGTGAATcagattttcttaaaaattttctcctaaaaaaattcatggtACTCATAactattttacaataataggATGTTCAGTTAATGattgttaaaataaagtttcatagaatatgcatttattaaaaaaattttctgacgATCTACTTCCTATGGGCGCTTATGCATATGTTTTACCTTgtaaaacttattaaaagtACACAAGCAGTGATGTGCTCTTAGAATATTGGAAGCACCATTGGAAAGATTGGAAGCacaattttctaataaaccATTTGGATTGAAGCTTACAACcaaatttttatactattagTACAAATGTACATCACTGGAAGTAGTACACAAGTAGGTCATAAGATTCGTTTAGGTTACAAGTGGCTctcttcaaattttaaaagtgattaaaaatttttttttattaatgcaaAAATGTGTACATACTAGTATTTCCCgccaaaaataaacaaaacggcattaaatgtttttattagaaatcaaaataaacctactaaaatcattttattccatttattttCCATTGACAGAAAGAAAATACTGAAGTCGAAAAAAGAAgcactttatttatttttttttgttttacatGTTTATATCACTGGCTAATtaaattcattcattcatttatcTGTGTTAACCCtttagttattaattaataaatataagattatTCCGCATCCAATTATTATACTCGATTAATTAAATCGCTGATGTCGTTTCGATCaatcaagtttttaattttgcaaCATAAACATAATCCGTCGTCAAAACTCTCGTAATGCTCATCCGATGACTGTAAATCAAATACATTCATCTCAAAATTTCATCATCTATTACTAAACCTGCTGGGCGCGTCTACAAGCGCGCTAGAACTCAGCCTcaggaaattattattatgacagaattttcatctttttttataaggcATATAcgtattttcaaatttatcatattatttatattatttgcttgttaaaaaaatttcatttgacaTCGTTTaagttataaaattgtttatgttcaaccaaataatttacatattttttatgtatttgatgataagaaaatttataaatttatttgagaATTAGTCTCGTATAGCGAGCGTATGGTTACATTATTTGTATGTTGAACAAAATTACGTCATCGAATCATCTTAATGAACATCAACAAgaagattttttaaagaacataaagaaaattcggaaacattctttaaataattattttacaccCTTTAATGTTTTTCAACAACATATtgcaaataataattgttaatcAATCTTTAGATTATTAGCATCATCTAAGAAAGAATCGAagaatttacaattaaaaaaaaaaattatttaagataaattgtattaatcttaaaaaagatTCTTTTCCTTATTTAACAGTTATAGCGCATACAATAATATTCTTAGAATAAATCAaggaaataagaaaaaactaCGATTAGTACTTCATCAGAAGAATCTAGAAATTTCAATCAGCACAAAAGCATTATCGCACTTTTCAAAATTGTGCTACCCCCTATAGatcatctaataaaaaaattattagattacaGGACAATTACCGGACAAAAATCGGACAATGTTGTCCTGTAATCGTCCTGTAATCGTCCTGCAATCATAATCACTCAATCATCACAACGTACACAGAATTCTGAAAACtgcgataataaaaattaattgcatgaaaaataaatgaaaaccttattatttttgataaatattattttataaattaatgattgATTTTTCACAAGTTTCTTTTTgcattaactaataaaataaggTTAGAAATGATGACTAATAAGTAATTTATAGAATCATTATCTTATCATATTAATAGCCAAATCCCAGCtagttttaagttttaaatttttcgtttAAACCTGTTATGTACACAAAAATGATGTTTTCGTTAGACAGCATTGTCAGCATGAATAAAATGTTTATCATCACCTTTTTTTGCACAATAGTTAAAAATTACCATTATGTACGGTGAATATGttgattttaatttgtttctaTAGATGTTACAAAcggtttttatattttaagattattttttaagcctacatatttttgtgaaaaatatataaaatttagtaaGACAACTTTCCTCATAAATATTCATCGAAAAACTTACCATTTATTAGAGTTTTAAGGTTTAATTGTATTTCATCAAAAGTTTGTCAAAGATAATTGTTTACGGTatgtaatatcattaattccATTCATTATTACTCTCACACTTACAATTATGGCCATATGAAACTTATTGACGTTCGCTCCATTCATGCCGGAATGAACGTTTATTATGACGATCTCATGAATATCTATTTCACGAGATGTATCTTATTGATAAATAACGATCGAAGTaacaaataatctttcaaagttatttaatacaaatttatttgaaaaacaagataaaaacattttatttaatattctttttatatatttcaattttatagtAGGACtgtcaatatttttatttagccccataaaatttttttcagaaaagtgatcacgtgtctgagtttcttcggaataaaaactagaaaaatgatcatttatcggaatttttttccagaattttattttatagaatagTCATTCCCTACAAAAGAGATGTTTAGCGTGAGTGTCCGACGGAGCATGTCTAGAAACGTCTAAAATGTCCGGAAGTGTCCAAAACGTCCAGAAAATGTATCGAAATATGAAGGTTCCGGACGTCCGGTTAATGTACCGAAATGTGAAAGATTCTAGACATAATATGgacaataaaaacaaattccggaattcctttttcatagggtgtatatatatatatatatatatggtgaGTGAGGTGagtttcataattttcatacaATCACAAAAAATTGCATTATTTGGAGGTTTGGAatgtaatgaaaaaattttttatatttcggTCGAACCTGCCACAAAAATTTTTCGGGTTAccgaaaaaaaagttcttaaATTTTCACAAccaattttactatattttttttttgttacaccaaaattgtattaaaatatgaaaaattattctatTGATTATAAACCAAGCTAATAATTATTAGGAAATTGATCTCATGTCTGAGattttcagaataaaattttcatttatctgAGTTTCTTTCAGAACACAGTATGCAGTTAActttcatttgaaaaaaaagagttcACCTTTTTTAGCTGATCATTAGCgagtaaaaaaaatctttatgaattattCCGTTAAAGAAAGTTACACGATCTGAAATTCGAATAGTTCAGGTCTCTACAACAAAGAATgattactaaaaaaagaacGTTTCATGCAATGACTTGTAATTGGTCAAAGATCTCATCCAAAATTATCGACATGTATATAAATgaggaaaagaaagaaagatgACACataatttaagtaataaaatttagacAATCATACGATTACAAAGAATAATGAATTGTATTGTTTTATAATGTCGTAATCTATGCATTTTTACGCTTTCTACCACAAAGAATTTAgggaaattaataaagtagtaCCGCATGGGTTTACCACAAAATCCTGACAACCATAAAATCGACAGTCTACAACCAAGATCCTGTCAAACCCAAATCCCGTTGAAATAAAATTCCGATAGTCACAAATTCTGAGTTAAAAATCTTGACAGTCAAAatcccaaaattttttttttaaaaaaaaaaattatataaattttccataattttaaCGCAGTAACGGgctaatttattcaatataattaaaatataatctgtaaattttattaataccaaaATGTAAATtgtttgcaaattttattaatattaatgcaaATTAACTAacgttattatattataatagttaAACTATTCCTaatttgcattaaaaaaattaaagttatcTCAAATTAATCTGATCGAATCTCAGGGCTTATTCTATCAGGGTTTTGATTCGATCGGGATTTGCATTTATCGGGATTTTGGGGTGATCCCAAGGTTGATCAATCTTCACCAATATAAAATCACATATAACAaacatatttgaaatttatgtacaatttatcatattctttttattaaaaattttcacgcaaaaaatttacattaaataaatattaagttaacatagaaaaaataaaaattatagacgaaaataattattagttcaattaaaattttttttttttattaattgccAATCCGCCACTCAACGATACAAAATTGATTAGTAGACCAGTTCTTATATGAATGACGTCGATCGACTCTGATTTTGTCCTACATAAGTCATGCTTAATGTAACCATACTTTACCAATCAATAATGCAAAACGTGgatatgtcaaaaaaaaattttttttcgtttgctataaaatttaaagagttTACTTTGGAGGAAGTCACCATTCCAGCTCATATTTTAGGTAACTTTACACCAATTATTCGcgaattttgcaaattttacaaggttttttttgtactattatataatatatggtaTATTCTTGCTTagattaacaaaataatgttttagaaaaaaagaaaataaaaaatttttttttttttttggcaatgttttagttttaccagttttataaaactataccTAAGTAATGTAACacctttttttaatgtatttttaggGCATTTATATTACAACAAAACGTTTTCAAACTTGTGCAAACACCATTCAGAAgcaatagtatttaatataaaaatgtccgACGAgattaattatagattgccgatcattttgtATCGCTGAGTGGCGAATCggcaattaatatttaataatacatcGCAAAAATTAAGAATCACTTCgcaaatattaatgatttattgtaaaaatgcaaaacataaatttttgtaaattttatttattttgattgatttttttttttatcttgtttttaaattcaataaaaatttaaattattgcgccataaagatataataatttttttattttttcaatatactgattaaagattttaataaatcattttttgaatttctatattatgtcattattatatttcaattgCTAATTCTGATTGTCGGGATTTCATCATAAATCcgtgtaattttatttaactatgatcttaatataaataaacaataataacatataAACTTTctgaaaaaagtaaattaatattaaatgatttaatatcttattaaggtaaataaataaaaaaaacttttattttcattgcgcaattaatgtttttataaaaGTGATAATCTCTATCATTTCTATTATcattttcggcgaaatgtaccGTAATCCTTGACGGTACAACAATTTGTACGAGCACTTACTTTTCTATATAGTCCGGATGAGCTTTAAATAGTACAAGAAAAGCTTCCAGACTGGGTGGATCGCTAATGAAAATGTTTAAACAAATTCTTATATATTAGAATGGCTTAACTAACATAATACGTACAcgtaaactttattttttattttcccgtTACAGTACTTCGAACGACCGGTCCCGAACGACCACGGGGTCTATAAATATGCACGAGTTATAAATCACAAGTCCCAATGTGAAcgaaactttattgtatttttttgtaattgataactataatatattgtaaaaaaatgccattggcaaaaaaaaaacgattatAAGTAAAAGTGGACATTTAAAGGGAGGAACCACGATATAATCGAGAACATTATAAACATGCTCAGGCCCACGAAATTTATGTCATATAtatcatttctttattaataaaataaaaaaactaattcaaTAAACGAACATATGAAAACTATTATactaagaaatatattaagaaaaaatgcaaTTGTAAACAATACTTATTGCAAGGATGTAATAAAAAACGATAATAAAACGAatggataaattaaataattataaaaaaaattatcattattaagaaaaaaagcaattataaaattataagatttctgtcaaaataaaatgaaccatttatattattataagaatgtaataaaagtaaaacgataaattaaattattataaaagaaattacataaaatatcTTCAAACGGTGGCTCCAACTTCATGATAAAACtccattctttttttgaataccTCCATTCTATGGTCCAACTCGTCAACGGTTTTTCTCAAATCGTGCATAAGTTTCTTATGTTTAGCTTGGAACTCCTGAACGTATCCTCCTCcatttttgataccaatagcCTGAGATACGATGGCAATGTATGCCAAAAGCATGAAAATAGTGATTGCGACTTTCGTGGTTGTGAATTTCATGATGCTGTTTCTTAATACGACAATTTTTTGCCAAGAGAAGTATTTAAGTTGATTTTTTAATGGAATGATGAAGtggataatgataaaaatttgactGCATTTATATCTTTATTCTTCCTATAAGGATATTACGTATCTCGAATTAATCGTAAAAAAgcaatcttttctttttaatttaaaaagtgaACATCAAAAATGAAGCATATGATCACGTATGTACATGTTTGGACAATAGTGCTTTCACGTTTCGAGATTGTGAAAATTAGTAAGAGTGCCGATTTTATgctttttttaactaaattgaATAGGTGTAAATCTCGGAATCACAATCTCGTTTTAAGTTTTCCCGAAATTAAGGATCTTCATACTCTTAACCTTATTAtgaatatctttatttaacGATCGTCCTAATTGCAAAACTTTATTTCTAAACGAGGAAATTAATATATGCAGATTCATATATCCTTCAGGTAAAATACAGTTTAACGTTGCTAGAAGCAACTAACGGGTATACATATAcacatgtttaaaaaaatttaaaataaaatctttattatattttgtaaagtaATTGAGAAAAGGCCGGCCGGCTAAGAGGTATAAAAAGAAATGGCTAGGAAGATAGCGTTTGAAATAAATGATGCACAAGAGTCATAAACGCTCTAAGGGGGAGGAAGTTCTCGGATCCTAGGCCATAAATGATAGTCCCAGCATCAGTTTTATTTCCCACTACTACTTCCACTGATACTACCGCTAACGTTACCGCTACTACTACTGTTATTACTATTGCTATTATTGgaaaaactaatatatatatatattaactaaCTGATTTCTTATTTTCCTCCTTTTCAACCCATTCTACAGTCTACACAGAAGTTGTTCTTGGTGATTTTTGATGTCGATAAAAACTAGCTAACATGTTGGCgctaaccctataaaaaatttttatccgaatatttccattatttctccgtgtcttccgtaaaaattctgtgaaaatgatacattcacggatatccgtgttagcgagatgaaaatttccatgatttaaggctataaattccattaaaatgatacattcacggaaaaaaatatggaaagataaaacacggatcagattttttacagggtaaGGCAGATTTCAGTTGATAAAATGTTGTACAGTTGAGTTGGAGAACGACTTTCCCTTTTCCtcctattattaaaaagggcCTGTATATTCGGAATATTGTCCCATGGAAACGTGACTTGTGGAGAATCGATTTTCGATTTGATATGAACAAGGCGCAGTAAGTATATATGCACAAcagttatttttaactttaaccctttaacatatatatatatatattaaccttTAACGGATACGGTATATTTCGCCGAAGGGATGTTTCGCCGAAGGGATGCTTCGCCGAATGGACATTTGTcgaaacattatttattacattttttattttgttgtttttatactaaatacaTGAAGAAATCTTTactagaaattttttttgaattggccaatttttattaaatttgtcttgttgtttataatatattagtcATTTTTTACTGAATAAATGTTTTCaggaaataaagttatttatttattgcttaacaattaatatcagttactTGAATTTTAAAGTGATAATTTCATAGAAGAAAAgacacttaaaaataaaaagaattttttgtttaaacgtttatttgatttttatttttattgcaaaaatagGTTACGTGGCAAaagaatgtaaaatataaactaaaaaatgaaaatattaaagtactCAATCAAGAATCGAAGATATTATTCAATGTCtaagtttaattttatacattgGTCAAATATCTATTAAGGTTCCtgatgtaatttaataaataaataaaaaaaatattttaatttcattgctcgattaatatttttataaaagttataatcGCTATCATTTCTATcattttcggcgaaatggcttcggcgaaatgtaccGTAAGTTCACGATCACTGGCTCAATCCATGCGGTAAATTTCCAGACATACCCAGagtagggattggaatcgactAATCGCGATTAATCATTTCTCAAAATTCGATTCTGAGATTCGATTTTCAGTTTCGATTAATCGATTCTAATcatgaaaaatatgatttgTGGCGTAGTAAGTCGTCACATatcttctatttatttattattttatttattatttttctactATAACTCTTTATCGGCCAAAATACAATTTTGCGGCaattttcttgtaattttaatgaagagtatatataagaaaaattccatctcttttttaatgaatattcaGAAGTACCATAATCTATTCTAATGTATCACAATGATTTTGTGTAATAGTggttattttcattataaagcaaatcaaataaagaaaattaataccattaattaattcaataataattataatcgtTATAAAGAAATccatataaagaaaataaatactttataaaaaatcatatggtTAAGTTTAGAAGGAAACTAATGGCAATGATCTGCAAAAGTCATGCTGCAAtaattcgatttttttatGCGATTTTCGATTTGATTCCAATCGAGGGATCAAGCGCCAATACCGATATGGATGGTCCTTATCACGTCAAATTACAGTAGTGGTCATAAGTACCCCACCCCTCATAATTTctgaaatcaaataataacacccactaaaattttttgggaCTAACCTTGATCGTgtgtaaaatattaagtttgtATGATGTATATTTTAGGAGTTAGATGATCAGTAAATTTTGTGtctccaaaaattttatttttttttacacatattttcattcctttattatttcaCGCCTTAGTCttctaaatatataaattttttttttgaacatatTAATTTCAAGAGTTACTACACATTTTCCTCAAATTTTTTaccaaataaaatacatatttgggaaatttcaattatattatatttttccttttattttttcataatttttgattgtgttttgaattatcaaatttatgcAAGGCTCATTCTAAGTTATATTTGCTAAAAATATCATAGGAATAAGCCAAGAGATCTCCTTTATAGGTACTATACATAAAATGAGTGTCAAAACTTTACTTAAGTAAAAATTGGTTACTAAATCTCAgagctaaaaaaattaataacggattttttatagatagtatgatttttttcattattaagtCTTTATTTTGATGCCCAAGTAAATGATCATAAtcctaatttattaataaaagaaaatcagtATTATGGAGGGTGTCAGGATAATGTACCTTCAGGATTTCGAGTGTTGGTCTGGCCTAATTTTGGCCGGATGCTAATCTTGGCCGAATTTTAATGCTGACTAGGATTGAGTTTTGGCGGATTTGACTCACTTGATGATCGACATTCCGATCATCAAGTGAGCCATCCTGGCTTGGCTTGGCCTAGCTTGAAAAGTTTGAGCCAGCTTGCAAGCTCTAATTATATGACGTATtcttattgtatttattgtattaaaaattcgtTGCGTAGTAAACTCTccatatagaaattttttttcattctttgaTTCTTCAAGTGAATCATAGTACGTTATTTGTAAACGTATAATGCTctatcaaagaaatttatttacacaTTGTACCAAGAGATTTCTGCGGAACGCCAATATCCCATATTTGACATACAGTATTCTCtgaaaaataagtaaaaaaaaaagtatatagaGCGATAGAATAAAGGTTTTTCCAACaagaaattcattaaaatagataaataaattcacataTAAAATCTCATATatctttcattttcttcacatacaaataacattaataaaattactaaaatgtTATTTGATTCTCAATCaaacatttttacaaaatcaaatCTGGTCTATATACCATTGTCAATAACAATTGctcatatattaaatttcatcGTTAATTCACCTTTATCAACATGGAAAGAATTTCcaccaaaattatctaattcaGTTTATTCTTCAGTATTTTATactccattattattatttatatcacttACATTTGAACCAATTCGAACAAGGAAACGTTTTGCTTTTTAcacattattatctttaacaCTTTCAGTTATTTTAATTCCAATAATTTACCGTGAAAAAGGTTATCCTCCTTCACTTCAAAGTAATCTTGTAGCTATTACTACATTTTTTggattaaaaatgttattattcttaaaatttaatagaacATCATAtttagatcaaaaaaatttggatcaaaagaaagaatttaaatcataCATCTCGACATTATTTAATTGGTGTCCTAATCCTTATATAATTCCTCCAGTATCAAAAAATTCagatgaaaaaagaaaatccttcaattattaaatcacCAACAACTCCACAAATTAACAAGAAATTAATCAatcgtttattaattattatcacaaaatatttaatttctgaTCTTTGTATTTTTGCACTTTTAATTTCCACCGATTGTAAAAtagaaattccaaaaaaaaagcttatcaAATTcgtttaatagaattttttactaatggaATTCCTCCTTTTACAATTTCTTCAACgatattatatttgaatttccTTGGAACAATGTATTTATGgctttcattaaattatgatattgtTACTATTATTGCCGCGATCATCTTTTCATTCCACATCAGAGAAAA
The Rhizophagus irregularis chromosome 22, complete sequence DNA segment above includes these coding regions:
- a CDS encoding uncharacterized protein (SECRETED:cutsite_SQA-IG; SECRETED:prob_0.6738); SECRETED:SignalP(1-25), producing the protein MKFTTTKVAITIFMLLAYIAIVSQAIGIKNGGGYVQEFQAKHKKLMHDLRKTVDELDHRMEVFKKRMEFYHEVGATV